The Bradyrhizobium guangxiense genomic sequence ACCGATGCCGAGCTGGTCGCGGATGAAGTCTTCGCCGAAGGTCCATTTGTTGAAGGCGAACTTGATGTCGAAGGCGGTCGGCAGGGCCTTCTCGACCTTGGCGATGGCCTCGTCCGTGAAGCCCTTGGCCTTCAGCGTGGTGACGTTGATGCCGGGGGCGTTGGCCAGCGAGCCATGGCCGACGGCATAGGCTTCGATCTCGGCGATCTCGCTCTCGCGATAGCCGAGCGCGCGCAGCGCGGCGGGCACCGCACGGTTGATGATCTTGAAGTAGCCGCCGCCGGCGAGCTTCTTGAACTTGACGAGGGCGAAGTCGGGCTCGATGCCTGTCGTGTCGCAGTCCATCACGAGGCCGATCGTGCCGGTCGGCGCGATCACCGTGGTCTGGGCGTTGCGATAGCCGTGCTGCTCGCCGAGCGCGAGCGCCGCATCCCAGGCCGCCTTGGCATGGGTGATGAGGTCAGCCTGCGGGCACGAGGCATGGTCGAGCGGCACCGGGTTGACGCTGAGCGCCTCATAGCCGGAGGCCTCGCCATGGGCGGCGCGGCGGTGGTTGCGGATCACGCGCAGCATGTGCGCCGCGTTCTTCTTGTAGCCGGGGAAGGTGCCGAGCTCGGCCGCCATCTCGGCCGAGGTCTTGTAGGTGATGCCGGTCATCACGGCGGTCAGCGCGCCGCAGAGCGCACGGCCTTCCTTGGAGTCATAAGAGAGACCCATGGTCATCAAGAGGCCGCCGATATTGGCGTAGCCGAGGCCGAGCGTGCGGAACTCGTAGGAGAGCTCGGCGATCGCCTTCGACGGGAATTGCGCCATCATCACTGAGATTTCGAGCACGATGGTCCAGAGCTGGCAGAGGTGCTCGTATCCCCTGACGTCGAACTGCTTGGTCTCGGTGTTGTAGAAGGTCAGCAGGTTCGCGGAGGCGAGGTTGCACGCCGTGTCGTCCAGGAACATGTATTCCGAGCACGGATTGGACGCGCGGATGTCGCCGGACGCCTTGCAGGTGTGCCAGTCGTTCATCGTGGTGTTGAAGTGCAGGCCCGGGTCGGCTGAGGCCCAGGCGGCGTAGCCGATCTTCTCCCAGAGGTCGCGCGCCTTCAGCGTCTTGGTCACCTTCTTGGAGGTGCGGGCGTTCAGATTCCAGTCGCCGTCGGTCTCGACCGCGCGCAGGAAGTCGTCCTTCAGCGAGACCGAGTTGTTGGAGTTCTGGCCGGAGACCGTGAGATAGGCTTCGCTGTCCCAGTCGGTGTCGTAGGTGTCGAACTGGATGTCCTTGTAGCCCTGCTTGGCGAACTGGATGACGCGCTTGATGTAATTGTCGGGCACGAGGCTGCGGCGCGCGAGCTTGATCTCGCGGCGCAGGGCAGGGTTCTTCTCGGGGTCGAAGCAATCATCGCCCGAGCCTTCGCAATTGACGCAGGCCTTCAGCACCGCCTTGAGGTGCTTCTGGTTGATCTTCGATCCCGTGACGAGGGCGGCGACCTTCTGCTCCTCCTTCACCTTCCAGTCGATATAGGTCTCGATGTCGGGGTGATCGACGTCGACGACGACCATCTTGGCGGCGCGGCGGGTGGTGCCGCCCGACTTGATCGCGCCGGCGGCGCGGTCGCCGATCTTGAGGAAGCTCATCAGGCCGGACGAGCGGCCGCCGCCGGAGAGCTTTTCGCCCTCGCCGCGCAGGCGCGAGAAGTTGGAGCCGGTGCCGGAGCCGTATTTGAACAGGCGCGCCTCGCGGACCCAGAGGTCCATGATGCCGCCCTCGTTGACGAGGTCGTCACCAACGCCCTGGATGAAGCAGGCGTGCGGCTGCGGATGCTCGTAGGCCGACTTGGACTTGGTCAGCTTGCCGGTGAAGGGGTCGACGTAATAATGGCCCTGGCCGGGGCCGTCGATGCCATAGGCCCAGTGCAGGCCGGTGTTGAACCATTGCGGCGAGTTCGGCGCGACCATCTGCATGGCGAGCATGTAGCGGAGCTCGTCGTAGAAGGCCTGGGCGTCTTCGTCGCTGGAGAAATAGCCGCCCTTCCAGCCCCAATAGGTCCAGCAGCCGGCGAGGCGGTCGAACACCTGTTTTGCGCTGAGCTCGCTGACATAGCGCTCCTTCTCAGGCAGCTGGCTAAGGGCTTCGGTGTCGGGCACGGAGCGCCACAGGAAGGAGGGGACGGATTCCTCCTCGACCTTCTTCAGGCGCGCGGCGACGCCGGCTTTGCGGAAATACTTCTGGGCCAGCACGTCGGAGGCGACCTGCGACCACTCCGTGGGCACCTCGACATTGTCCAGCTTGAACACGACCGAGCCGTCGGGATTCCTGATCTCCGACGTGGTCAGCCGGAAGTCGATCCCGGCGTAAGGTGATTGTCCCGAAGTGGTGTGGCGCCGCTCAATCCGCATGGTCTTGCCCCGTCCTTATCTTTGACCGGTCCCGCCCCTCGTTGAGGGCGTGCCGGGTCGACATTTCGTTTCGCGGCGCCCCTTGGCCATCGGCCGGAAGGCACCGCCGTTCAGCCGGTGGACCCGGCCCTTGTTCTCCCGACGCGACGGCTCGGTGCACGCACCGGATCATCCGCCGGCATGTCCACACCCATCCGCCCCCAAGGGGATGGGCCCGACATGCGTTCAACGCCCCACAACGTCACTACTTCTCTCACCTCACGCAGGTGTCACTTCGCACCACCGTGAAGCCTGCCTTCCGAGCCTGTTGCCGGCCCGTTCTGGCGCCCGAAAAGTCCGCCTATCGCGGGCAGACAAGCCCTCATCCGCTGCCTTTGGCTGGCTTGGCGGAGTGCCGATTTGCGAGACCCTTTGGGGGAGTGCCGGCGGGACGCAAACTCACTCGCGCCGAACGGACCGAAAGCTAGGACTCTCCGTTGCGCCCGTCAAGAACTAGTGCGAGTTCCTGAATCAAATACTAAATATGGTGGATTGCGGGGGATAACAGGGGGCAAGCCCGCGCCTGTTGTGGAGGCAAGTATCAGTGAGTCCTCAGGGATTCCCAACTGAAAAAATTTGCATCCGATGATGCTGCAGGTGCTTCATCCCGCTGTTCACAGGGCAGGTATATTTTTGGGGCAAGGGATTGCGTCAGCAGGACTCACGTAGCCCTACGGAAGCTGAGGGCAGGCATGCCCGCCGAGGTGGTGGTGAGAGGGACGAATCCGCGCCAAGCTGACCTCGATTTTGCCGGGCTACCCACATGCTTGATTCGACTCGCCGGGATGCGCGACCGCGCATCGCCCCGGCCGGCCTGATGTTCCTCGCGATCACCTCGATCGGCTGGGGGTTTAATTGGCCGGTGACGAAATTCCTGCTCGCGGAGCTGCCGCCGCTGACCTTGCGCGGGGTCACCGGCGTACTCGGGGCCGTGCTGCTGGCGGCGCTGGCGGTGTTCCGCCGGCAAAGCCTGAAGGTCGAGCCCGGGATCTGGCCGCGGCTTATCACCGCCGCCATGCTCAACGTCACCGGCTGGATGGTGCTGATGGGCTTGGCGCTGCTCTGGCTGCCGGCGAGCGAGGCGGCGCTGATCGCCTACACCATGCCGGTCTGGGCCTCGATCATCGCCTGGCCGGTGCTGGGCGAGCGGCCAACCGTGCTGCGCACGCTGGGGCTGGTGATGGCCTTTGCCGGCCTTGGCTCGATCATGGGCGGCAACGGCATTGCCGCCAGCGCCGAGAAGCTGCCGGGAATCATCATGGCGCTCGCGGGCGCGCTCGGCTTTGCCGTCGGCACGGTGTTCTCGAAGAAGTACCCGATCCATCTGCCGCCGATCACGGCCGCAGCCTGGCAGATCGGCATCGGCTGCCTGCCGATCTCGATCATCGGCCTCCTGGTCGAGACCTCGCACTTAGACAAGGTGACGCCGGTCGGCTGGTGGCTGCTGGTCTATTCGACCGTGGTGCAGTTCTGCATCGCCTATGTCAGCTGGTTCGCAGCGCTCGCGCGGCTGCCGGCCTCGGTCGCCGCGATCGGCACCATGGCCGTGCCCGTGATCGGCGTCGTCGCCTCCGCGATCGCGCTTGGCGAGCCGCTCGGGGCCGGGCAGATCGCCGGCCTGATCTTCACGCTGGCTGCGGTGGTGCTGGCGACGCGCTAGCTCGCCGCCACCCCATCCTCCAGCGCCTTCCGGATCATCTCGGCAAGCTGGTTGCGCCGATAGGGCTTGGTCAGCAGCAGCACGCCGTCATCGAGCTTGCCGTGGTGGACGATGGCGTTGTCGGTGTAGCCGGAGGTGTAGAGCACTTTCAGGCCGGGCCGGCGTTTGGCGACCTCGTCGGCGAGGTCGCGCCCGCTCATGCCGCCGGGAATGACGACGTCGGTGAACAGCAGGTCGAACGGCTGGCCGGCGTCGATCAATTCCAGCGCGGCCTTGCCGTCGGGCGCGGCCACGGTCTTGTAGCCGAGGCTCTGCAGCTGCGCGGTGACGAAGTTGCGCACCAGGGCGTCGTCCTCGACGACGAAAATGGTCTCGGCGCCGCCCTCGGCCTGCGGGGTGGCGACGGCAGTGGCGTCCGTCATGCCTTCGCCGGGCGGCAGATACAGCTTGATGGTGGTGCCGTGGCCTTCCTCGCTGTAGATCTTGATGTGGCCGCCGGACTGCTTGACGAAGCCGTAGACCATGGAGAGGCCGAGGCCGCTTCCCTTGCCGACCTCCTTGGTGGTGAAGAAGGGCTCGAACGCCTTGAGCTGAATGTCGGGCGACATGCCGGTGCCGGTGTCGCTGACGGCGAGCATTACGTAGGCGCCGGCCACCACGTCGGCATTGGCCTGCGCGTAGGCTTCATCGAGCACGACGCGGCGGGTCTCGAGCAGCAGCTTGCCGCCGTTCGGCATGGCGTCACGCGCGTTGATCGCCATGTTGAGCACGGCATTGGTGAGCCGGGACGGATCGATATGGGCAGTCATCGGCCCCTGTTCCAGCACGGTCTCGACCTGGATCTGCTCGCCGAGGGTGGGGCGCAACAGCTTTGCGATGTCCGCGATGGCGCCGTTGATCTCCACGTTGCGCGGCTGCAGCGGCTGCCGCCGGGCAAACGCGAGCAGATGCTGGATCAACTCGGCGCAGCGTTCGGCGGCATCGTCGATCAGCCGCGCCACGCGCTGCAGCTCCGGCTGCTGCTTCAGGCTCTCCACCAGCGTCTCGGTGTTGCCGGAGATCACGGTCAGCATGTTGTTGAAGTCGTGCGCGACGCCGCCGGTCAGCTTGCCGATCGCGTCCAGCTTCTGCGACTGGTACAGCTGCCGCTCGGTCTCGCGCGAGGTGGTCGCGTCGTGATAGACCAGCACCGCGCCGGAAATGTTGCCTTGCCCGTCCAGCATCGGCCGACCGCTGATCATGAGATGCCGTGGAGGATTGCCGCTGTGGGGGCGGACGATCATCTCCAGATCCTCGAACTGCTCGCCGCGCAGCACGCGCACTGAGGGCAGCTCGTCGGCCTTGAGCGGCGTGAGACCGTCGCCGTGAAACACATCCGAGAGCGCGCGTAGATTGCCAAGGTTCATGCCGGCGCGATGCAGTAGCATGCGCTCGGCGGCCGGATTGGACAGCAGGACATTGCCTTCGGCGTCGATGACCAGCACCGCCTCCGCCATGCTGTGGAACGTGCTCTGCAACACGTTGACCGACAGGCGCAGCTCGTCATGCGCGTCCACCAGATGCTGCGTGCGCTCCGCCACCGCCTCCGCAAGCGCATCCTTGGCGGCCGTGGTCTCCATCAGCGTGCTCTTGAGCGCAACCTCGGTGCGCCGGCTTTCGCGCATCACCATCACGACGAGCAGCAGGATCACCAGCGCGCCCGCGACATCGATGCCGAGCAGTACGATGCCGGTGCGGCGGGAATCTTGCGAGCGCACGCTGAGCAGGCGCTCCTCGTCCGCGCTCAACCGGTCGAGATTACTCATCACCGTGTCCATGAGGCCGCGGCCCTCGGCCCTGCCGTTGAGCGCGGCAATGCCGGCCTGGTCGTTGGCGGCGCGCAGGCGCATCGCTTCAGCGGCGATCTCGACCCGGCGCAGCGCCAGCGGTTCGGTGCCCTCCAGCAGCGCGACCTGATCGGGATTGTCGCGCACGCCTCGCTTGAGCTCGGCGAGGGCCGGCGCGATCTGGGCATGGACCGCCTGGAACTCGGCGCTGAAGCCCGGGCTGCGGTAGAGCTCGTAGCCGCGCGCGGCGCTCTCGGCGCGTCGCAACAACACGCGCAGATCGGAGATCTTCCTCTGCATCTCGATGGTATGATTGACCCACGCGGCATCGGACCGCGACTTGACGTCGAGGGCGATCGAGGCCGCGGTGATGATCAGGAGGATGGCAAGTCCAGCACCGAGAATGACGCGCTGCGTTGGAATCAAGGGGCTTCTTTCTTGTCCTTCAGCTGTGCGCTCTCGCTTGTGAGACATTCCCGGATGTTGGTCAGCAAGGCTTCCGGCGTGAACGGCTTGCGCAGGCAGCGCGTTGCGCCAAGCTCCAGCGCCATGCGCAGGAAATCGGGAGAGGGCGAGGCGGACGACGCGAAGGCGTAGCCGGACATCGCGATCAAAGGGGTCGCCGGCGCTCTCTCGTGGAAGATGCGGATGGACTCGAAGCCGCGCATATGCGGCATGAAGATGTCAACCAGCATCACGTCAAAGGCCTGCGCTTCGAGCGCAGCCAGTCCTGTTTCGCCACCGTCG encodes the following:
- a CDS encoding vitamin B12-dependent ribonucleotide reductase, producing the protein MRIERRHTTSGQSPYAGIDFRLTTSEIRNPDGSVVFKLDNVEVPTEWSQVASDVLAQKYFRKAGVAARLKKVEEESVPSFLWRSVPDTEALSQLPEKERYVSELSAKQVFDRLAGCWTYWGWKGGYFSSDEDAQAFYDELRYMLAMQMVAPNSPQWFNTGLHWAYGIDGPGQGHYYVDPFTGKLTKSKSAYEHPQPHACFIQGVGDDLVNEGGIMDLWVREARLFKYGSGTGSNFSRLRGEGEKLSGGGRSSGLMSFLKIGDRAAGAIKSGGTTRRAAKMVVVDVDHPDIETYIDWKVKEEQKVAALVTGSKINQKHLKAVLKACVNCEGSGDDCFDPEKNPALRREIKLARRSLVPDNYIKRVIQFAKQGYKDIQFDTYDTDWDSEAYLTVSGQNSNNSVSLKDDFLRAVETDGDWNLNARTSKKVTKTLKARDLWEKIGYAAWASADPGLHFNTTMNDWHTCKASGDIRASNPCSEYMFLDDTACNLASANLLTFYNTETKQFDVRGYEHLCQLWTIVLEISVMMAQFPSKAIAELSYEFRTLGLGYANIGGLLMTMGLSYDSKEGRALCGALTAVMTGITYKTSAEMAAELGTFPGYKKNAAHMLRVIRNHRRAAHGEASGYEALSVNPVPLDHASCPQADLITHAKAAWDAALALGEQHGYRNAQTTVIAPTGTIGLVMDCDTTGIEPDFALVKFKKLAGGGYFKIINRAVPAALRALGYRESEIAEIEAYAVGHGSLANAPGINVTTLKAKGFTDEAIAKVEKALPTAFDIKFAFNKWTFGEDFIRDQLGIGAEAIAAPGFDLLQAVGFTKREIEAANVHICGAMTVEGAPHLKAEHYPVFDCANPCGKIGKRYLSVESHIRMMAAAQPFISGAISKTINMPNDATVEDCKSAYMLSWKLALKANALYRDGSKLSQPLNSQLISDDEDEDDAVEMLHEKPMAARTTQVAEKVVEKLVERIIVMREREKMPDRRKGYTQKAVVGGHKVYLRTGEYDDGRLGEIFIDMHKEGAALRSFINNFAIAVSLGLQYGVPLDEYVDAFTFTRFEPAGPVQGNDSIKYATSILDYVFRELAVSYMSRFDLAHVDPNETGFDALGKGVEEGKEPDEDGGHHATRLVSRGLTRSRTDNLVVMRGGSTAVAQGNDSAPSGGNKVTALASHGASARVGDALEGAVALKQDVQHDLSPTEKLEQLQWSKAGSAAVAAPSKAERRAEAKAKGYEGEMCSECGNFTLVRNGTCMKCDTCGSTTGCS
- a CDS encoding DMT family transporter; translated protein: MLDSTRRDARPRIAPAGLMFLAITSIGWGFNWPVTKFLLAELPPLTLRGVTGVLGAVLLAALAVFRRQSLKVEPGIWPRLITAAMLNVTGWMVLMGLALLWLPASEAALIAYTMPVWASIIAWPVLGERPTVLRTLGLVMAFAGLGSIMGGNGIAASAEKLPGIIMALAGALGFAVGTVFSKKYPIHLPPITAAAWQIGIGCLPISIIGLLVETSHLDKVTPVGWWLLVYSTVVQFCIAYVSWFAALARLPASVAAIGTMAVPVIGVVASAIALGEPLGAGQIAGLIFTLAAVVLATR
- a CDS encoding CHASE3 domain-containing protein, yielding MIPTQRVILGAGLAILLIITAASIALDVKSRSDAAWVNHTIEMQRKISDLRVLLRRAESAARGYELYRSPGFSAEFQAVHAQIAPALAELKRGVRDNPDQVALLEGTEPLALRRVEIAAEAMRLRAANDQAGIAALNGRAEGRGLMDTVMSNLDRLSADEERLLSVRSQDSRRTGIVLLGIDVAGALVILLLVVMVMRESRRTEVALKSTLMETTAAKDALAEAVAERTQHLVDAHDELRLSVNVLQSTFHSMAEAVLVIDAEGNVLLSNPAAERMLLHRAGMNLGNLRALSDVFHGDGLTPLKADELPSVRVLRGEQFEDLEMIVRPHSGNPPRHLMISGRPMLDGQGNISGAVLVYHDATTSRETERQLYQSQKLDAIGKLTGGVAHDFNNMLTVISGNTETLVESLKQQPELQRVARLIDDAAERCAELIQHLLAFARRQPLQPRNVEINGAIADIAKLLRPTLGEQIQVETVLEQGPMTAHIDPSRLTNAVLNMAINARDAMPNGGKLLLETRRVVLDEAYAQANADVVAGAYVMLAVSDTGTGMSPDIQLKAFEPFFTTKEVGKGSGLGLSMVYGFVKQSGGHIKIYSEEGHGTTIKLYLPPGEGMTDATAVATPQAEGGAETIFVVEDDALVRNFVTAQLQSLGYKTVAAPDGKAALELIDAGQPFDLLFTDVVIPGGMSGRDLADEVAKRRPGLKVLYTSGYTDNAIVHHGKLDDGVLLLTKPYRRNQLAEMIRKALEDGVAAS
- a CDS encoding response regulator; this translates as MPRILVVDDDPMVGATIEVLLQRQGFDVTLTDGGETGLAALEAQAFDVMLVDIFMPHMRGFESIRIFHERAPATPLIAMSGYAFASSASPSPDFLRMALELGATRCLRKPFTPEALLTNIRECLTSESAQLKDKKEAP